The following proteins are co-located in the Haliotis asinina isolate JCU_RB_2024 chromosome 13, JCU_Hal_asi_v2, whole genome shotgun sequence genome:
- the LOC137259233 gene encoding uncharacterized protein, with the protein MTDNGLDLDFTHVAIFTETLSMINGHLGFPTPRVLLNLSKMRVLLMLLLLVPSVVDAGSLDTSVCTPPPPQPTTGVFRPIIPNTFEVHVDTIVMNKNMTTEVHEHFDDVHNRGMIEQYAYNEKFKGYYDYAHNEFVGMFPDQGICQVSNLSTSDQRYLFGYKQVNGQGRIFTASGAMHFGANETEVYLGQSQVRGIWVQGWQSCQYWDGMKASMNVTWYFSDPDSWDTSLGVPQVPVRCHVKGKVQDTAAKSHDFEHYYEFVHFRDHIRDPRVFEMDASVVCPGRINTKPLPNVPDVLSMGVEQVDEVQKITTFTSEWFDSRMKLTKIDMFPSYLSASQYGTNLLSTVRDFSTGIQYVKDTVRGNCTVTALSQDNWDDRMQDPQHVRIATAQEFFHFDNTYSYTGLKSIRGVDCDTWVSLRTDFPPGLPTNSTWEWAFVSANWTSGYDPIKYAQSAIPFQLKITVKGFGMQYTSNIFQYDAQEPNVMDFDITNCMTTERRRSFRVAFPQKYTQVIGHNQKQFKYAALVGIISSASINPIRVTNIMVTIYNRTAHLSFDLTDLPPVKGDIVTFVSGISLDLAASEFIRSVKANSFDVNLKINGKTIYLTGVPSSLEEMTSGPTPYVTRPPSTTPATQSQGKVTQGPATQKPVTQGPGTPKPVTQGSGTSKPVTQGPGTQKPVTQGPGTPKPVTQGSGTSKPVTQGPGTQKPVTQGPGTPKPVTQGPGTEKPVTQGPGTQAPQTQPNHVTPRVNPQNRPSTGNPYAMVSTKNLVCNTQGGGYSAGVMAGVAVVMIVVGGAGGGTLAMYLSRNRRI; encoded by the exons ATGACAGATAACGGACTAGACCTGGACTTTACCCACGTTGCTATCTTCACTGAAACACTCTCCATGATAAATGGTCACCTCGGATTTCCTACGCCCCGG GTTTTATTGAATCTCAGCAAG ATGCGtgttttgttgatgttgctgctgctggtgcCGTCGGTGGTTGACGCCGGTTCCTTGGACACGTCTGTGTGTACGCCACCACCGCCTCAACCCACAACAG GAGTGTTCAGACCAATAATCCCCAATACGTTTGAGGTTCACGTCGACACCATTGTcatgaacaaaaacatgacGACGGAGGTCCACGAACACTTCGATGACGTTCACAACAGAGGAATGATCGAACAGTATGCTTATAACGAGAAATTCAAAGGCTACTACGACTACGCTCACAATGAGTTCGTCGGGATGTTCCCTGATCAAG GCATATGTCAAGTGTCAAATCTGTCCACATCTGATCAACGCTACCTCTTCGggtacaaacaagtaaatgggCAGGGTCGCATCTTCACTGCTTCCGGGGCGATGCACTTCGGGGCCAACGAGACGGAGGTGTACTTGGGACAGAGTCAGGTGCGCGGGATCTGGGTGCAAGGATGGCAGTCGTGCCAGTATTGGGATGGCATGAAAGCATCAATGAATGTCACGTGGTACTTCTCAG ATCCGGATTCGTGGGACACATCTCTTGGAGTGCCCCAAGTGCCTGTGAGATGTCACGTGAAGGGCAAGGTTCAAGACACGGCAGCCAAATCGCATGATTTTGAACACTACTACGAGTTTGTGCATTTCAGGGACCATATCAGGGATCCAAGAGTTTTTGAG ATGGACGCGAGTGTCGTGTGTCCAGGACGAATCAACACCAAGCCTTTACCTAATGTCCCGGATGTCCTATCGATGGGTGTAGAGCAGGTGGACGAAGTGCAGAAGATTACAACATTTACATCG GAATGGTTTGACTCCAGAATGAAGCTGACAAAGATCGACATGTTTCCAAGCTATCTCTCTGCCTCCCAGTATGGAACTAATCTGCTCAGCACTGTCAGAGACTTCAGCACAG GTATACAGTACGTAAAGGACACTGTCCGTGGAAACTGCACTGTGACTGCTTTGTCGCAGGACAATTGGGATGACCGCATGCAGGACCCCCAACATGTGCGCATAGCCACTGCGCAAGAGTTCTTCCATTTCGACAACACCTACAGTTACACTGGTTTG AAATCCATCCGAGGTGTTGACTGTGACACGTGGGTGTCTCTGCGAACTGATTTCCCTCCAGGTCTGCCTACTAACTCCACCTGGGAGTGGGCGTTTGTCTCG GCAAACTGGACCTCTGGCTACGACCCAATCAAATACGCCCAGAGTGCCATACCTTTTCAGCTCAAGATAACAGTAAAAGGC tttggcatgcagTACACCAGTAACATCTTTCAGTATGATGCTCAGGAACCCAACGTCATGGACTTTGACATCACCAACTGCATGACCACAGAACGACGGCGAAGTTTCAGGGTTGCTTTTCCAC AGAAGTACACACAGGTGATCGGTCACAATCAGAAACAGTTCAAGTACGCTGCACTCGTAGGCATCATCTCCTCGGCATCTATCAACCCGATCCGAGTCACAAACATTATG GTCACCATTTACAACCGCACAGCCCATTTGAGCTTTGACCTCACCGACCTCCCACCAGTCAAAGGAGACATCGTTACCTTCGTGTCTGGGATCTCGTTGGATCTCGCTGCGTCCGAGTTTATAAGAAGTGTGAAGGCcaattcatttgatgtcaaCCTGAAAATCAATGGAAAG ACCATCTACTTGACTGGAGTGCCATCATCGCTGGAGGAGATGACATCAGGACCAACGCCATACGTCACCCGACCCCCGTCAACAACCCCAGCGACCCAGTCACAGGGAAAGGTGACCCAAGGGCCGGCAACACAAAAACCGGTAACACAAGGGCCGGGAACACCAAAACCGGTAACACAAGGGTCGGGAACATCAAAACCGGTAACACAAGGGCCTGGAACACAAAAACCGGTAACCCAAGGACCAGGAACACCAAAACCGGTAACACAAGGGTCGGGAACATCAAAACCGGTAACACAAGGACCGGGAACACAAAAACCGGTAACCCAAGGACCAGGAACACCAAAACCGGTAACACAAGGGCCGGGAACAGAAAAACCGGTAACACAAGGGCCGGGAACACAAGCACCACAAACACAGCCAAATCATGTGACCCCGAGAGTCAACCCCCAAAACAGACCCTCAACAGGAAACCCCTATGCGATGGTATCTACAAAGAACCTGGTGTGCAATACACAAGGCGGGGGATATTCGGCGG GAGTAATGGCGGGTGTTGCCGTGGTGATGATCGTTGTTGGTGGCGCAGGGGGAGGAACTCTGGCGATGTATCTGTCCAGGAACAGGCGCATCTAG
- the LOC137259857 gene encoding uncharacterized protein, which produces MHVLLATLCLFHLAAAGIDTRVCTTPYGQQHARPALPNQFEVHVECNFLDLNTTTEVQEFYDDANNRGEVRQMDYGIKLWAYYSYATNELISILPDKKLCLVENLRQNSADYLFGYQSKNGQGHIFSVNGALHFGEANTVEVFQGSDVVRGINVQKWYSCLYWSNMDATMNVTWYFSDPSSWDTALALPSTPVRAHVKGRRTKNGSPYDFEHYYEFFHFKPFIGDQQKFETPNGISCPGRKNTKPLPTVAPAYSLIIEIVDNLHSQISFMKEYYDQSMKLTKFTYKPSYLAPSPYGYNPLTEIHDFNTGVAYVIDPLIGNCSYRPIEHGTFDDATAKNPHLVRMRTSKEFFYMDSQDVTYEGVKTIRNIDMDTWVGRRSTFEGYNFNSTWQWFFKLGTWSASQQRVETYSMGTPLMLTIDVDELSVSYTYNIYNYIQARPNILDFDISPCFMDLKRRKFDFKIPTEARDLIDKDKELFKYSVLMSLTYYTAVFPLRISNLRVVYDDHIHVRFEILDVRPVAGDVKVNSTETPLDVAAEQVVSKVNNNQFVIYIMQPGVTLQETPYIVAVPNSITEFTYESELAEFKGYSPGALGGLSAGMIVVGGAIGAGLSFVFFK; this is translated from the exons ATGCATGTGCTGCTGGCAACACTGTGCCTGTTCCACCTAGCTGCAGCCGGTATAGACACAAGAGTGTGCACTACTCCATATG GACAACAACATGCACGACCAGCTTTACCCAATCAGTTCGAAGTCCACGTAGAGTGTAACTTCCTCGACCTCAACACTACTACAGAAGTCCAAGAATTCTACGACGACGCCAACAACAGGGGTGAAGTACGTCAGATGGACTATGGCATCAAGCTGTGGGCCTACTACAGCTACGCTACAAACGAACTTATTTCCATACTGCCAGACAAAA AGCTCTGCCTTGTGGAGAACCTGCGACAAAACAGTGCCGACTATCTATTTGGGTATCAGAGTAAGAATGGCCAAGGTCACATATTCTCAGTCAACGGCGCCCTTCACTTCGGCGAAGCGAACACAGTGGAGGTGTTCCAGGGATCGGATGTAGTGCGCGGCATCAACGTCCAGAAGTGGTACTCCTGCCTGTACTGGTCAAACATGGATGCAACCATGAACGTCACCTGGTACTTCTCAG ATCCTTCAAGCTGGGACACTGCTCTCGCCCTCCCCTCAACGCCAGTGAGAGCTCACGTAAAGGGTCGACGCACAAAAAACGGTTCCCCCTACGACTTTGAACACTACTATGAGTTTTTCCATTTTAAACCTTTCATCGGGGATCAACAAAAGTTTGAG ACACCGAACGGTATTTCCTGTCCTGGGCGGAAAAACACAAAACCACTTCCGACAGTAGCGCCCGCATACTCGTTGATTATAGAAATCGTGGACAACTTGCACTCCCAGATCTCCTTCATGAaa GAATATTATGATCAGTCGATGAAGCTTACTAAGTTTACCTACAAACCATCCTACTTAGCGCCCAGCCCGTATGGTTACAACCCACTGACAGAGATCCATGACTTCAACACAG GTGTAGCTTACGTCATTGATCCGCTGATCGGCAACTGTTCCTATCGTCCAATCGAACACGGCACATTTGATGACGCCACAGCCAAGAACCCACATCTTGTCCGCATGCGTACGTCTAAAGAGTTCTTCTACATGGACAGCCAGGATGTCACGTACGAGGGAGTG AAAACGATTCGGAATATCGACATGGATACGTGGGTCGGGCGGAGGAGCACATTTGAGGGATACAACTTTAACTCCACGTGGCAGTGGTTCTTCAAGCTG GGTACGTGGTCAGCGTCGCAGCAGCGTGTCGAAACCTACAGCATGGGGACACCACTTATGTTGACTATAGATGTCGATGAG CTGTCGGTCAGCTACACCTACAACATTTACAACTACATCCAGGCACGCCCAAACATCCTCGACTTCGACATTAGCCCTTGCTTCATGGACTTAAAGAGGAGGAAGTTCGACTTCAAAATACCAA CTGAGGCGAGGGACCTGATAGATAAGGACAAGGAGCTGTTCAAATACTCCGTGCTGATGTCACTGACGTACTACACAGCCGTCTTCCCCCTCCGGATATCCAACCTGAGG GTTGTGTATGACGATCATATACACGTACGATTCGAAATTCTTGACGTCAGGCCCGTGGCTGGTGACGTCAAAGTCAACAGCACAGAGACGCCGCTAGATGTCGCTGCTGAACAAGTGGTGTCAAAGGTCAACAACAATCAGTTTGTTATCTACATCATGCAGCCGGGTGTCACGCTGCAGGAG ACTCCCTACATCGTGGCTGTGCCGAACTCTATCACCGAGTTTACATATGAAAGCGAGTTGGCGGAGTTCAAAGGCTATTCTCcag GTGCTCTGGGTGGTCTCTCCGCAGGGATGATCGTGGTGGGCGGGGCCATAGGTGCTGGTTTGTCATTTGTATTCTTCAAATAA